In one Thermococcus sp. 2319x1 genomic region, the following are encoded:
- the glmM gene encoding phosphoglucosamine mutase, whose product MGKYFGTSGIREVVNEKLTPDLALKVGKALGTFLGEGRVVVGMDTRTSGEMLKNALISGLLSTGVDVIDIGLSPTPLTGFAIRLYEANAGVTITASHNPPQYNGIKVWQASGMAYTSEMESELERILEEEKFQQASWDRIGKLTKADPKEEYIKKALEMVELSKSYKVVVDCGNGAGSIVSPYLQRELGNKVISLNSHPSGFFVRELEPNAKSLSALSRAVKSLGADVGIAHDGDADRIGVVDDRGNFVEYEVMLSLISGYMLRKFGKGKIITTVDAGFALDDYVRPLGGEVVRVRVGDVAVAEGIMREEAIFGGEPSGTWIIPQWNLTPDGIFAGALVLEMIDRLGPISELAKEVPRYVTLRAKIPCPNGKKAKAMEIIAREALKTFDYNRLIDIDGIRIENSDWWILFRPSGTEPIMRITLEAHTEEKARELMERAERLVRRAIEEA is encoded by the coding sequence ATGGGGAAGTACTTCGGGACGAGCGGTATAAGGGAAGTCGTTAATGAGAAATTGACTCCGGATCTCGCCCTGAAGGTCGGAAAGGCATTGGGGACTTTCCTTGGCGAGGGGAGGGTAGTTGTCGGCATGGATACTAGAACTAGCGGCGAGATGCTTAAAAATGCCCTAATCTCAGGTCTTTTGAGCACTGGAGTTGATGTTATTGACATAGGTCTTTCTCCCACTCCATTAACGGGCTTTGCAATAAGGCTCTATGAGGCAAATGCGGGAGTAACCATCACCGCTTCCCACAATCCCCCCCAGTACAACGGCATAAAGGTATGGCAGGCGAGCGGAATGGCCTATACAAGCGAGATGGAGAGTGAGCTGGAGAGAATTCTTGAAGAGGAGAAGTTCCAGCAGGCATCTTGGGATAGAATAGGAAAGCTAACAAAGGCTGATCCAAAAGAGGAGTACATAAAAAAAGCCCTCGAAATGGTGGAACTTTCAAAAAGCTACAAGGTTGTTGTTGACTGTGGAAACGGCGCCGGGAGCATAGTTTCGCCCTACCTTCAGAGGGAGCTTGGAAATAAAGTTATCTCGCTCAACTCCCACCCGAGCGGCTTCTTTGTGAGGGAGCTCGAGCCAAACGCTAAAAGCCTTTCAGCCCTTTCGAGGGCTGTTAAGTCCCTTGGGGCTGATGTTGGCATAGCACACGATGGAGATGCAGATAGGATTGGCGTCGTTGACGATCGGGGGAACTTTGTGGAGTATGAAGTTATGCTCTCCCTCATAAGCGGCTACATGCTGAGAAAGTTTGGGAAAGGAAAGATTATCACCACAGTTGATGCCGGTTTTGCCTTGGATGATTACGTTAGACCTTTGGGTGGGGAGGTTGTGAGGGTAAGGGTCGGAGACGTTGCGGTTGCGGAAGGAATAATGAGGGAAGAAGCAATCTTCGGCGGCGAGCCCTCTGGAACCTGGATAATCCCGCAGTGGAACCTCACTCCTGACGGAATCTTTGCCGGGGCTTTGGTTCTTGAGATGATCGACAGACTCGGCCCGATAAGCGAGCTTGCCAAAGAAGTCCCGCGCTACGTAACCTTAAGGGCAAAGATACCCTGTCCCAACGGGAAGAAGGCGAAGGCGATGGAGATAATAGCCCGCGAGGCCCTAAAGACGTTCGACTACAACAGGCTCATCGACATCGACGGAATCAGGATAGAGAACTCCGACTGGTGGATTCTCTTCAGGCCCAGCGGCACGGAGCCGATAATGAGGATAACCCTTGAGGCCCACACGGAGGAGAAGGCGAGGGAACTGATGGAGAGGGCGGAGAGGCTCGTGAGGAGGGCCATCGAGGAGGCCTGA
- a CDS encoding D-glucuronyl C5-epimerase family protein: MKLIKIIPIFLIIFSLGCITVEEGLYSSPVNSNVKVYVQIEEKSAVFDFSEVEIKVGDKTIREFNKPVFVGYARGDNGEVNVAFIAEARVKNWYGKREDAKNLITLKLPYGEEVLVTLELYYQDGSIRIRADRDKSGIIGESIPKDVFLSPEEALLGEIRDLYGEIPEDILREIERNKKLSSFFLQKYSETGNITYLISYRDSSYVLRAFGELAKWKSLSAIDIKVFNLTLKANNEYYSRFTSPQKDFSTVIFSDNTPYYSPIRIKGGLNTSLPFIYYRGRGINLYAVSALHWVDLYFQRGDNEKALKLLDELQGLPYYGNYNGEDYALFLNYFHFENSSVPWVSGYAQGLGAGLYAKAYQLTGNKTYLKTAKLLLNSFDLPLEMNGFVADTKYGPWYLEYNYNPNELVLNGHIIALQGLYYYWGVTKDEKAWKLFKAGVESTKRALPIFDTNSWSRYSNIHGDASEFYHRLHIRLLKWLYDVTGDEYFLNYARKWNNYLVYRGLPSEKLG; this comes from the coding sequence ATGAAACTAATTAAAATAATACCGATTTTCCTGATAATTTTTTCTCTCGGATGCATTACCGTTGAAGAGGGGCTCTACTCATCCCCCGTAAACTCTAATGTCAAAGTATACGTGCAAATAGAAGAAAAAAGCGCAGTTTTTGACTTTTCAGAAGTGGAAATAAAAGTGGGGGATAAAACGATACGTGAATTCAATAAGCCCGTTTTTGTTGGATATGCAAGAGGAGATAACGGAGAAGTCAACGTTGCCTTCATTGCGGAAGCAAGAGTAAAGAATTGGTATGGGAAAAGAGAGGATGCTAAGAACCTGATTACACTTAAGCTCCCCTATGGAGAAGAAGTACTTGTTACCTTGGAGCTCTACTATCAAGATGGGAGCATTAGGATAAGAGCGGATAGGGATAAATCAGGGATTATCGGCGAGAGCATTCCAAAAGACGTTTTTTTATCTCCAGAAGAAGCTCTACTTGGGGAGATAAGAGACCTCTATGGAGAAATCCCAGAAGATATTCTGAGGGAAATCGAGAGAAACAAAAAATTGAGCAGCTTTTTCCTGCAAAAGTACTCTGAAACAGGCAACATCACGTATCTCATATCCTATAGGGATTCCTCCTATGTACTACGGGCTTTTGGGGAGCTTGCAAAATGGAAATCCCTCTCAGCCATTGATATAAAGGTCTTCAATCTAACTCTTAAGGCCAACAACGAGTACTACTCCCGCTTTACTTCACCACAAAAGGACTTTTCTACCGTGATATTCTCCGACAATACCCCCTATTATTCCCCCATAAGGATAAAGGGCGGACTAAACACCTCCTTGCCCTTCATATACTACCGGGGAAGGGGGATAAACCTCTATGCGGTGAGTGCCCTTCACTGGGTTGACCTGTATTTCCAAAGGGGGGATAACGAAAAAGCCCTTAAGCTTTTGGACGAACTTCAGGGGCTCCCCTATTACGGAAATTACAACGGCGAAGATTACGCTTTGTTTTTGAATTATTTTCATTTTGAGAATTCTTCTGTTCCCTGGGTTTCTGGTTATGCCCAAGGCTTGGGAGCGGGGTTATATGCCAAAGCCTACCAGCTAACAGGAAACAAAACATACCTAAAAACAGCAAAACTTCTCCTCAATTCCTTTGACCTGCCTTTGGAAATGAACGGATTTGTCGCAGATACGAAATATGGGCCATGGTATCTCGAATACAACTACAATCCAAACGAGCTGGTCTTAAACGGCCACATAATAGCCTTGCAAGGCCTCTACTACTACTGGGGGGTCACAAAAGACGAAAAAGCCTGGAAACTATTCAAGGCCGGTGTCGAGAGCACAAAGAGGGCACTTCCAATCTTTGACACCAACTCGTGGAGTAGATACTCAAACATTCACGGGGACGCGAGCGAGTTCTACCACAGACTTCATATAAGGCTCTTAAAATGGCTATACGATGTTACCGGCGATGAGTACTTTCTGAATTATGCCAGAAAATGGAACAATTACCTCGTTTACAGAGGTCTGCCATCTGAAAAGCTCGGGTGA
- a CDS encoding secondary thiamine-phosphate synthase enzyme YjbQ has translation MKVVTEELRFSTKGEIDLVDITSEVEGIVERSEIKNGQVLVFVPGATGAVVTIEHESGLLEDFKRILKELVPRGAGYRHDLIDNNAHSHLRATILGPSLVLPVVEGKVVRGIWQQIFFVELDVRPRRRRLVVQVMGE, from the coding sequence ATGAAGGTAGTAACAGAGGAGCTTAGATTCTCTACAAAGGGGGAAATAGATTTGGTGGACATAACATCTGAAGTGGAGGGGATAGTAGAACGGAGCGAAATAAAAAACGGCCAAGTTCTTGTGTTTGTTCCCGGGGCAACCGGAGCCGTTGTAACAATAGAACACGAGAGCGGTCTTCTTGAGGATTTTAAAAGAATTCTAAAGGAACTTGTCCCGAGAGGTGCTGGTTACAGGCATGATTTGATAGACAACAACGCCCACTCTCACCTAAGGGCTACTATCTTGGGACCCTCACTTGTACTCCCAGTTGTTGAAGGAAAAGTTGTCAGGGGTATATGGCAGCAGATATTTTTTGTGGAGCTCGATGTAAGGCCAAGGAGGAGAAGGCTTGTTGTTCAGGTGATGGGTGAGTGA
- a CDS encoding thiamine-phosphate synthase family protein, whose translation MKTPCEFWAEEVMPNLRANVARILYSKGLAQTKIAEHLGITQAMVSKYLSGKYRGLGGELGREIEKVAQEVAGLILYGAKKEDLVRFLNRKFFEMFRSGILCKGYLDYIGGSDESLCREIFTEEPSRTQILEELSLALNELLRDEEFLKLIPEIRSNLAYSLPKPKEKNDVAAVPGRITVVKGKAYALPPEFGVSEHMAEVLIELSEIFPEVRSVLNIRYDEEISNALKKAGFKVGTVEKSKRSEEETVKLIVDEFKKKGILDAVIDKGGFGIEPCVYIFGKSPIEVVEKVKKLERFL comes from the coding sequence ATGAAAACCCCCTGTGAATTCTGGGCCGAGGAGGTTATGCCCAACCTTAGGGCAAACGTCGCTCGGATCTTATACTCCAAAGGCTTAGCTCAGACAAAAATAGCGGAACACCTTGGAATTACTCAGGCGATGGTTAGCAAATACCTGAGCGGCAAGTATAGAGGATTAGGTGGTGAACTTGGTAGGGAAATTGAAAAGGTTGCCCAAGAGGTTGCGGGACTCATTTTGTATGGGGCAAAAAAAGAAGATTTGGTAAGGTTTTTGAACAGAAAGTTCTTTGAAATGTTCAGGAGTGGCATTCTGTGCAAAGGTTATCTGGATTACATTGGTGGTAGTGATGAATCTCTATGCAGGGAAATATTCACCGAAGAGCCTTCAAGAACTCAGATTTTAGAAGAGCTTTCGCTGGCCTTGAATGAGTTGCTTCGTGATGAGGAGTTTTTGAAGCTCATACCAGAGATCAGAAGTAACCTTGCCTATTCTCTTCCAAAACCAAAAGAAAAGAACGATGTTGCCGCCGTTCCGGGGAGGATAACAGTGGTAAAGGGAAAAGCCTACGCTTTGCCTCCGGAATTTGGGGTGAGTGAACACATGGCAGAGGTGTTAATTGAGCTTTCTGAAATTTTCCCCGAAGTTAGAAGTGTTTTGAACATAAGGTACGATGAAGAAATATCCAATGCTCTCAAAAAGGCAGGTTTTAAAGTTGGAACTGTGGAAAAAAGCAAGAGAAGCGAGGAAGAAACCGTTAAACTGATTGTTGATGAGTTTAAGAAAAAAGGGATTCTTGATGCCGTGATAGATAAGGGAGGGTTTGGAATAGAACCTTGTGTTTATATCTTTGGCAAAAGCCCAATAGAGGTTGTTGAAAAAGTTAAAAAACTGGAGCGTTTCCTATGA
- a CDS encoding M48 family metallopeptidase — protein sequence MPEIDLNGKKIQYEVSVRRVRYVRIYVSPEGKLYIVSPTRRVERFLKEKEDWILSKLEKIERAKNIRGFPYLGKFYPFRDGKIFTDNKVLEVSDKRKLEKTLKNELRTLLVPLVEERAASLGVKPKRIFIRKQRTRWGSCSPKGNLSFNLAMLALPPELIDYLVTHEVAHLIEMNHSKKFWTLVGKFHPDWRKKRKELKEWWIIVHNNPIWREILGVRG from the coding sequence ATGCCGGAAATAGACCTTAATGGGAAGAAGATCCAGTACGAAGTCAGCGTGAGAAGGGTAAGATATGTGAGAATCTACGTAAGTCCAGAGGGAAAACTCTACATCGTCTCTCCAACGAGAAGAGTTGAAAGGTTCCTAAAAGAAAAGGAGGATTGGATACTCTCAAAGCTTGAGAAAATTGAGAGGGCAAAAAACATTCGAGGGTTTCCTTATCTGGGAAAGTTCTACCCATTTAGGGATGGAAAGATTTTCACCGATAACAAAGTTTTAGAAGTTTCAGACAAAAGAAAGCTTGAGAAAACTCTAAAAAACGAGCTTAGAACATTATTGGTGCCCCTTGTTGAAGAACGTGCTGCGAGTTTAGGTGTCAAGCCAAAAAGAATTTTCATCCGAAAACAGAGAACGAGATGGGGAAGCTGCTCCCCAAAGGGGAACCTAAGCTTCAATTTAGCAATGCTTGCCCTGCCCCCTGAGCTCATTGACTATCTCGTAACACACGAGGTAGCTCATCTTATAGAGATGAATCACTCCAAAAAATTTTGGACGTTGGTTGGGAAATTCCACCCAGACTGGAGGAAAAAGAGAAAAGAACTTAAGGAGTGGTGGATAATTGTCCACAACAATCCCATCTGGAGGGAGATACTGGGGGTAAGGGGATGA
- a CDS encoding cysteine desulfurase, producing the protein MRIPEDVRKDIPLTQEVIYFDNTATSLTPKPVVEAMDEYYLKYRANVHRGVHRLSQKATHEYEKAREITARFIGANFEEVVFTKNTSESLNLTALGLEGIFKKGDKIVTTPYEHHSDLLPWQRLAKKLGLKLEIIEGDNEGNLDLADAEKKIKGAKLVAMQHVSNALGVIHEVEEVGKMAKDEGAIFVVDAAQSVGHMEVDVNKLHADFLAFSGHKGPMGPTGIGVLYIREEFFDVFEPPLIGGGTIEDVDLYDYKLTEPPERYEAGTPNIGGAIGLAAGIKYIERIGIDKIEKQEHKLVKRTTEGLTELEVPWYGPRDLKKHAGVVSFNVPPLHPHDVAAVLDEHNIMVRSGHHCALPVMKKLGINGTVRASFHVYNSIEEVETFLGVMEELVRSLK; encoded by the coding sequence ATGAGAATACCCGAAGATGTTCGGAAAGATATCCCTTTAACGCAGGAGGTCATATATTTTGACAACACCGCAACCTCTCTAACCCCTAAACCGGTTGTTGAGGCCATGGATGAGTATTATTTGAAATACAGGGCAAACGTCCACCGTGGAGTTCACAGGCTCTCTCAAAAGGCGACCCATGAATATGAGAAGGCAAGGGAGATAACAGCCAGGTTTATTGGGGCAAATTTTGAAGAGGTTGTTTTCACAAAAAATACCAGCGAAAGCCTAAATTTAACAGCCCTCGGGTTAGAAGGAATTTTTAAGAAAGGCGATAAAATAGTCACCACCCCCTATGAGCATCATTCCGATTTACTTCCATGGCAAAGGCTGGCTAAAAAGCTTGGTCTAAAGCTTGAGATAATCGAGGGAGACAACGAAGGAAACTTGGATTTAGCGGACGCCGAAAAGAAGATAAAGGGCGCAAAGCTTGTGGCCATGCAGCACGTTTCCAATGCACTCGGTGTTATCCATGAGGTAGAAGAAGTCGGAAAAATGGCAAAAGATGAGGGGGCGATATTTGTTGTCGATGCAGCCCAAAGCGTTGGCCACATGGAGGTTGACGTTAACAAACTTCACGCAGATTTCTTGGCATTCTCGGGACACAAAGGCCCAATGGGCCCAACCGGAATAGGGGTGCTCTACATAAGGGAGGAATTCTTCGATGTGTTCGAGCCCCCGTTAATTGGCGGAGGAACAATTGAAGACGTTGATCTTTATGATTACAAACTCACCGAACCACCGGAGCGCTATGAAGCCGGTACGCCAAACATTGGAGGGGCAATAGGTCTTGCTGCTGGAATAAAGTACATTGAAAGGATAGGCATAGACAAAATCGAAAAGCAAGAGCACAAGCTTGTGAAAAGAACAACTGAGGGCTTAACAGAGCTTGAAGTTCCATGGTACGGACCAAGAGACCTCAAAAAGCATGCTGGAGTTGTGAGTTTTAACGTTCCACCATTGCATCCGCATGACGTTGCCGCCGTTCTGGATGAGCACAACATTATGGTAAGGAGCGGTCACCACTGTGCACTGCCGGTAATGAAAAAGCTTGGCATAAATGGAACTGTTAGAGCTTCTTTCCATGTGTACAACAGTATTGAAGAAGTTGAAACGTTCCTTGGGGTTATGGAGGAACTTGTGAGAAGTTTAAAGTGA
- a CDS encoding BMP family protein, which translates to MKNRGLVVFLVGILLFSVAVSGCIGGGGKTETQTSTPQYAGKIAVVYDVGGRGDLSFNDMAYLGASRAAKDFNLELKEVQSNSESDYLPNLRSLAQKGEYNIIIAVGFMMTDAIKQVADEFPNQKFAIVDGFVPDKPNVVSILFKENEGSALIGALAGLIAANDGKDKVGAVLGIEIPVLYKFEGGYRFGVAWAEDYYKQKTGKDVNIDILYTYTGSFTDPAKGKTAAQAQLGQGAWVIYQIAGAVGLGVFDAVYEYLQSQGKDMGPPFAVGVDSAQDWIKPGVIIASMMKRVDVGVYKAVEMAVKGNWQGGIMELGLKEGGVGVSTIDDVKEMFNSLPEETKKQKLKELRFTSEDELFAKLEETRKQVPDWIWQAVSELEEKIKSGEIKIPMATTKDQIEALRNAQTWQEMEELAKQWESS; encoded by the coding sequence ATGAAGAATAGAGGATTAGTAGTGTTTTTAGTAGGGATTTTACTATTTAGCGTTGCTGTAAGTGGCTGTATTGGCGGGGGAGGAAAGACAGAAACCCAAACAAGCACTCCCCAATACGCGGGAAAAATTGCAGTGGTTTATGATGTCGGTGGAAGAGGTGATCTTAGCTTCAACGATATGGCATACCTAGGTGCCTCAAGGGCTGCAAAGGACTTCAACCTCGAGCTTAAGGAAGTACAAAGCAACAGTGAGTCTGATTACTTGCCAAACCTCAGAAGCTTAGCCCAAAAGGGGGAATACAACATCATTATAGCAGTTGGATTTATGATGACCGATGCAATAAAGCAAGTAGCAGATGAGTTCCCCAACCAGAAGTTCGCCATAGTTGATGGGTTTGTCCCAGACAAGCCAAATGTCGTGAGCATTCTCTTTAAAGAGAATGAAGGTTCAGCCCTAATAGGAGCTTTGGCCGGTTTAATTGCTGCTAACGACGGCAAAGACAAAGTTGGAGCCGTTCTTGGTATTGAAATCCCAGTGCTTTACAAGTTTGAGGGCGGCTACAGATTTGGCGTGGCCTGGGCAGAGGATTACTACAAGCAAAAGACCGGAAAAGATGTTAACATTGACATCTTATACACTTACACCGGCTCATTCACGGACCCCGCAAAGGGTAAAACAGCCGCTCAAGCCCAGCTCGGGCAAGGAGCGTGGGTAATTTACCAAATAGCCGGTGCAGTAGGATTGGGTGTCTTCGATGCCGTCTATGAGTACCTCCAGAGCCAAGGAAAAGACATGGGACCACCGTTTGCAGTAGGTGTTGACTCAGCTCAAGACTGGATTAAGCCGGGGGTTATAATAGCTTCAATGATGAAGAGGGTCGATGTGGGTGTATACAAGGCTGTGGAGATGGCCGTCAAGGGCAACTGGCAAGGAGGAATAATGGAGCTCGGACTCAAAGAGGGCGGTGTTGGGGTAAGCACTATCGACGATGTCAAGGAGATGTTCAACTCACTGCCAGAGGAAACCAAGAAGCAGAAGCTCAAGGAGCTCCGCTTTACCAGCGAAGATGAGCTATTTGCCAAGCTCGAGGAGACAAGAAAGCAAGTTCCAGACTGGATTTGGCAAGCGGTGAGTGAGCTCGAAGAGAAAATCAAGAGCGGAGAGATAAAGATCCCAATGGCAACCACAAAAGACCAGATAGAAGCCCTAAGAAACGCCCAAACATGGCAAGAAATGGAAGAACTTGCAAAGCAGTGGGAAAGCAGCTGA
- a CDS encoding D-glucuronyl C5-epimerase family protein, with amino-acid sequence MEKYHKLHVDLSEWLYEKTKEEIFKQYAEKWKKSLKDVR; translated from the coding sequence ATGGAAAAATACCACAAATTACATGTAGATCTCTCAGAGTGGCTCTATGAAAAAACGAAAGAGGAGATTTTCAAACAATATGCAGAAAAATGGAAGAAATCACTCAAGGATGTACGGTAG
- a CDS encoding VanZ family protein gives MRPLRYLYLIVLIYANLSPKVPSAGIAGGDKIAHFFEFLFLGLISENKFYIVFPVILESLQVFVPGRSFSFMDMAANLMGFGAGYLLWRWWNEGSNRGA, from the coding sequence ATGAGGCCTTTGAGGTATCTCTACCTAATCGTTCTAATTTATGCCAATCTCTCTCCCAAGGTGCCCTCGGCTGGAATAGCGGGAGGGGACAAAATAGCGCATTTCTTTGAGTTCTTATTTCTCGGTCTGATTAGTGAGAACAAGTTTTACATAGTTTTTCCGGTTATCCTTGAATCTCTGCAGGTCTTTGTCCCGGGAAGGAGCTTTTCCTTTATGGACATGGCCGCAAACCTAATGGGGTTTGGTGCCGGTTATTTGCTCTGGAGGTGGTGGAATGAAGGTAGTAACAGAGGAGCTTAG
- a CDS encoding MBL fold metallo-hydrolase, whose amino-acid sequence MKVILLGSGSYSGTPKALCNCENCTRARKFPQYRRTRFSMYIPKIKALIDPSPDLYYHLKHLNEKIERVFITHLHFDHIAGLPELQVFKEIILYSHEKTLSIAKLLQETFLGQREWRYIPLEFNRWYDFGNLKVKHFSVIHQPGEVAGGFILEMGEKRIAITGDTGPEILEDEETLKEIHGADLLVAEMTHKHSIPRTHLGVEDAVKLAQKVNAVKTLFVHISHSNYPHEELEEKVGEAGIVGRDFMILRI is encoded by the coding sequence ATGAAGGTCATCCTTTTGGGCTCCGGCTCTTACAGCGGGACTCCCAAGGCATTGTGCAACTGTGAGAACTGCACAAGGGCGAGAAAGTTCCCACAATACAGAAGAACAAGGTTTTCAATGTACATCCCAAAGATAAAAGCCCTCATAGATCCCTCTCCAGACCTATATTACCATCTAAAGCATCTGAATGAAAAAATCGAGAGGGTTTTCATAACCCATCTCCACTTTGACCACATTGCCGGACTTCCAGAACTGCAGGTTTTTAAAGAGATTATCCTTTACTCCCATGAGAAAACCCTCAGCATTGCGAAGCTCCTCCAAGAAACTTTTTTGGGTCAGAGAGAGTGGAGGTACATCCCCTTAGAGTTCAACAGATGGTATGATTTTGGAAACCTCAAGGTAAAGCACTTTTCTGTCATTCACCAGCCCGGAGAAGTTGCCGGGGGATTCATCTTAGAGATGGGGGAGAAAAGGATCGCCATAACTGGAGACACGGGGCCAGAAATTTTGGAAGACGAGGAAACATTAAAAGAAATCCACGGAGCCGATCTTCTCGTAGCAGAGATGACCCACAAACATTCAATTCCCAGAACCCATCTCGGGGTGGAAGATGCTGTTAAGCTCGCACAAAAAGTAAATGCAGTAAAAACGCTCTTCGTGCATATAAGCCATTCAAACTACCCCCATGAGGAGCTGGAAGAAAAGGTCGGAGAGGCAGGAATAGTTGGAAGGGACTTCATGATTTTGAGAATTTAG
- a CDS encoding AAA family ATPase, which produces MIIGVVGKIAAGKTTIAKFFEERGFCRVSCSDPLIDLLTHNLSEYSWLPEVPEKSEPTRDKLIEYGRYLKETYGEDILIRLALDKKRNCENVVIDGVRSREETEEIKKRGGVIIYVEASPEIRYERLKKRNAGKDKVIKSFEDFLRADEAEEKLYHTSKLKDLADFLIVNEGTLEELKAKVEGIITSLTSKKV; this is translated from the coding sequence ATGATAATAGGAGTTGTTGGTAAAATCGCAGCCGGGAAAACAACAATTGCAAAGTTCTTCGAGGAGAGGGGCTTTTGCAGGGTTTCATGTAGCGATCCGTTAATTGATCTCCTCACTCATAACCTAAGCGAATACTCATGGCTCCCGGAAGTTCCAGAAAAGAGCGAACCAACAAGGGACAAACTCATAGAATACGGCAGATACCTAAAGGAAACCTACGGGGAGGACATTTTGATAAGGCTTGCACTGGACAAGAAAAGAAACTGCGAAAACGTTGTCATCGATGGGGTTCGCTCGAGAGAAGAAACAGAGGAGATAAAAAAGCGAGGTGGGGTTATAATCTACGTTGAGGCAAGCCCGGAGATAAGGTATGAGCGTTTAAAAAAGAGAAATGCGGGTAAGGACAAGGTGATAAAAAGCTTTGAAGATTTTCTAAGGGCTGATGAAGCTGAGGAAAAGCTTTATCACACGAGCAAGCTTAAAGATTTGGCTGACTTTTTGATTGTAAATGAAGGAACTCTTGAAGAGCTGAAGGCAAAGGTCGAAGGAATCATAACCTCTTTGACGTCTAAAAAAGTTTAA
- a CDS encoding flavodoxin family protein, whose product MSAIVVYVSIHHKNTEKIAKAIAEVLNAKLVKPWKVKPEELLSYDLIGFGSGIYYWKHHRALFKLINSLPEVKGKKAFIFSTAGINVPFINHRKLRKALREKGFEIVGEFSCKGWDTNGWLEKIGGINKGHPDEGDIERAKRFAEKMRQLEGGPQNGRG is encoded by the coding sequence ATGAGTGCCATTGTTGTTTACGTTTCCATACATCACAAAAACACGGAAAAGATAGCCAAAGCAATAGCAGAAGTTCTTAATGCGAAGCTCGTCAAGCCATGGAAGGTGAAGCCCGAGGAGCTTCTTAGCTATGACCTCATCGGCTTTGGCTCGGGCATCTACTACTGGAAGCACCACAGGGCGCTCTTCAAGCTTATAAATAGCCTTCCAGAAGTGAAAGGGAAGAAAGCATTTATTTTCTCAACGGCAGGGATAAACGTTCCGTTCATAAACCACCGGAAGCTCAGGAAGGCGCTGAGGGAGAAGGGCTTTGAGATAGTCGGGGAGTTCTCCTGCAAAGGATGGGACACGAACGGATGGCTGGAGAAGATAGGCGGGATAAACAAAGGGCATCCCGATGAGGGAGACATTGAGAGGGCTAAAAGGTTCGCCGAAAAGATGAGGCAGTTGGAGGGCGGTCCTCAAAACGGCCGGGGCTGA
- a CDS encoding DUF523 domain-containing protein, translated as MIMIILAPCLLSPFYVYRGAKEKEYKTSEKLLSFFAEHKDEMKILTYPCPEYELIGWPRPPMGREAYERLGMREKAESIADFIGRILTEEKPEKIIFLGVKGSPTCGVFHTTSSNPETFPYKAIQEFFYLPKEERIKRSKELMKEQSFEVVPGEGVLFEILKGRFPDALYLEFDKDSIGESLEKLKKAIGGLR; from the coding sequence ATGATAATGATAATACTTGCACCATGCCTTCTCAGCCCCTTCTACGTTTATCGAGGAGCAAAGGAAAAAGAGTACAAGACAAGTGAAAAGCTCCTAAGCTTTTTTGCAGAGCACAAAGATGAGATGAAAATCTTAACATATCCCTGCCCGGAATACGAGCTCATAGGGTGGCCAAGGCCTCCAATGGGCAGGGAAGCCTATGAGAGGCTTGGAATGAGAGAAAAAGCCGAAAGCATTGCGGACTTCATTGGAAGGATTTTGACGGAAGAAAAGCCCGAAAAAATAATCTTTCTCGGGGTTAAGGGCTCGCCAACGTGTGGAGTGTTCCACACAACCTCCAGCAACCCAGAGACATTTCCTTACAAAGCTATCCAAGAGTTCTTTTATCTGCCAAAGGAAGAGAGAATAAAGAGATCAAAAGAGCTGATGAAAGAGCAAAGCTTTGAGGTAGTCCCCGGGGAAGGCGTGCTCTTTGAAATCCTCAAGGGGAGATTCCCGGATGCCCTCTACCTTGAATTTGACAAGGATAGCATTGGGGAAAGCCTTGAAAAGTTGAAAAAAGCTATAGGGGGGCTAAGATGA